A genomic window from Halorubrum trapanicum includes:
- a CDS encoding RNA-guided endonuclease TnpB family protein yields MADDYVRRTAITRLSVDDEQRELLEETISEWKRGCQLATDMAWGKCNAKSDVQPLAYDDVREETDLGSQHAILATHQAAQAITGCLERHSNGKQASKPTFTAPTVTYDTRTMTLFDDDTVSLSTTESRVRCELALPEAEDGYQRQYLDSDHWSVTESTLTARDGDYFLHIGFRRPKTDTERDTAEDGTVLGVDLGIENLAVTSTARFISGRELSHNLREFEKVRAGLQQTGTRSAHRTLEQSSGRERRNVRDVVHQASNAIVDEALRYECDVIAFEDLTDIRDRTGASWGHKWAFRTLYEQVAYKAEAVGISVKQVGSAYTSQRCAECGFTADENRRTRTEFRCVKCESEANADYNAAKNIGMRYVRRGQQSSRRTGDSQLALKSGTVTPSGGFTAHPDGFEAEFTDKPLPQRANPSG; encoded by the coding sequence GTGGCAGACGACTACGTGCGTCGGACGGCAATCACTCGCCTCTCGGTAGACGATGAGCAACGCGAGTTGCTTGAGGAAACTATCTCCGAGTGGAAGCGTGGGTGCCAACTCGCCACGGACATGGCGTGGGGGAAGTGTAACGCCAAGAGCGACGTACAACCCCTCGCTTACGACGACGTGCGCGAAGAAACCGACCTCGGGAGTCAGCACGCGATCCTCGCCACCCATCAAGCCGCACAAGCCATCACCGGCTGTCTCGAACGCCACTCGAACGGCAAGCAGGCCAGTAAACCCACGTTCACCGCACCCACGGTAACGTACGACACTCGAACGATGACGCTGTTCGATGACGATACAGTGTCACTCTCCACGACGGAGAGTCGCGTCCGATGTGAACTTGCGCTCCCTGAAGCCGAGGATGGCTACCAACGGCAGTACCTCGACTCCGACCACTGGAGCGTCACGGAAAGCACACTCACCGCTCGTGACGGCGATTACTTTTTACACATCGGCTTCCGCCGACCCAAGACCGACACTGAGCGAGACACCGCCGAGGACGGAACGGTTCTCGGGGTCGACCTCGGTATTGAAAACCTCGCCGTCACCAGCACAGCACGATTCATCAGTGGGCGCGAACTCTCACACAACCTCCGCGAGTTCGAGAAAGTCCGTGCGGGACTCCAACAGACAGGCACGCGAAGCGCCCACAGAACGCTCGAACAATCAAGTGGACGCGAACGGCGAAACGTTCGTGACGTTGTTCACCAAGCATCGAACGCCATCGTAGACGAAGCACTCCGATACGAGTGCGACGTGATCGCGTTCGAGGACTTGACTGACATCCGCGACCGAACGGGTGCGTCGTGGGGGCACAAGTGGGCGTTCCGAACGCTGTACGAGCAAGTGGCGTACAAAGCCGAAGCAGTCGGCATCTCTGTGAAGCAAGTGGGTTCGGCGTACACGTCGCAACGGTGCGCCGAGTGTGGATTCACGGCAGACGAGAATCGCCGAACTCGCACGGAGTTCCGGTGCGTGAAGTGCGAATCGGAAGCGAACGCGGACTACAATGCGGCGAAGAACATCGGGATGCGGTATGTCCGTCGAGGCCAACAGTCGTCTCGGCGGACGGGCGACAGTCAACTCGCCCTCAAGTCTGGAACAGTGACGCCAAGTGGCGGATTCACCGCCCACCCGGACGGGTTTGAGGCTGAGTTCACGGACAAGCCCCTCCCTCAACGAGCGAACCCGTCAGGGTGA